A window of the Amycolatopsis solani genome harbors these coding sequences:
- a CDS encoding DegV family protein, producing MSVAVVTDSTAHLPEGFAERHEVRVVPLHVLVDGVVSLDGVETGPAAVAEAMKQRKIVTTSRPTPTEFAEEYRAALDSGADAIVSVHLSRELSGTWEAAVLAAQEVGPDRVRVVDSRTTAMGLGFAALHAAGAAAAGAEPAAVEAAAVRAAGCSSTLFVVETLDHLRRGGRIGPAAALLGTALAVKPVLHMADGRILPLEKVRTMNRAIARLVELAAEAAAGEDVELAVHHLASPERAVELANRLEEAVPRSAGCVVSELGAVIGAHTGPGVLGVVVQRTVPSRS from the coding sequence GTGTCGGTCGCCGTAGTCACGGATTCCACCGCCCACCTGCCGGAGGGCTTCGCCGAACGGCACGAGGTCCGGGTGGTGCCGCTGCACGTCCTCGTCGACGGCGTCGTCTCCCTCGACGGCGTCGAGACCGGGCCCGCGGCGGTCGCCGAAGCGATGAAGCAGCGCAAGATCGTCACGACTTCACGGCCGACACCCACCGAATTCGCCGAGGAGTACCGCGCGGCGCTGGACAGTGGCGCGGACGCGATCGTCTCGGTCCACCTGTCGCGCGAGCTCTCGGGGACGTGGGAAGCGGCGGTGCTGGCGGCCCAGGAAGTGGGGCCCGACCGGGTCCGCGTGGTCGATTCGCGGACCACGGCGATGGGGCTCGGGTTCGCCGCGCTGCACGCCGCCGGCGCCGCGGCGGCGGGGGCGGAACCGGCCGCGGTCGAGGCCGCCGCGGTGCGCGCGGCCGGCTGCTCGTCGACGTTGTTCGTCGTGGAGACCCTCGACCACCTGCGCCGCGGCGGCCGGATCGGCCCGGCGGCGGCGCTGCTCGGCACCGCGCTCGCGGTGAAGCCGGTGCTGCACATGGCCGACGGCCGGATCCTGCCGCTGGAGAAGGTCCGCACCATGAACCGGGCGATCGCGCGGCTGGTCGAGCTCGCCGCCGAAGCGGCGGCCGGCGAGGACGTCGAGCTCGCCGTCCACCACCTCGCCTCGCCGGAGCGGGCGGTCGAGCTGGCGAACCGGCTCGAGGAAGCCGTGCCGCGCTCGGCGGGCTGCGTGGTCTCCGAGCTGGGCGCGGTGATCGGGGCGCACACCGGGCCCGGGGTGCTGGGCGTGGTCGTCCAGCGCACGGTCCCGTCCCGGAGCTAG
- a CDS encoding ComEA family DNA-binding protein yields the protein MFEQSARDPGPPVNDRLSWLADQLSPDASTVGPGGRLVRRWLPGGPAGPGRRRWALAGVLAAVVVIVLGSVALFGGRPAPEPLPALPTAKPAAEARASPQAGLVVSVIGRVRSPGLVTVPAGARVADVLRAAGGAEPGADVSGLNLARKVTDGEQLAVGVPAPAAVPGAAADGGKVDLNASSADQLDTLPGIGEVMAKRIVQWRTDHGGFTKIEQLRDVDGLGESKFEKLREKVTVG from the coding sequence GTGTTCGAGCAGTCCGCCCGGGATCCGGGCCCTCCCGTCAACGACCGGCTCTCCTGGCTGGCCGACCAGCTCTCGCCCGATGCGAGCACGGTCGGGCCGGGTGGCCGGCTGGTCCGGCGCTGGCTGCCGGGCGGCCCGGCCGGTCCCGGCCGCCGCCGGTGGGCGCTCGCCGGCGTCCTGGCCGCGGTCGTGGTGATCGTCCTCGGCTCGGTCGCGCTCTTCGGCGGCCGTCCGGCGCCCGAGCCCCTGCCCGCGTTGCCAACCGCGAAACCGGCGGCGGAGGCGCGGGCCTCGCCCCAGGCCGGCCTGGTCGTCAGCGTCATCGGCCGTGTCCGGTCGCCGGGACTGGTCACCGTGCCCGCCGGCGCCCGCGTCGCCGACGTACTGCGTGCGGCGGGCGGGGCCGAGCCCGGTGCGGACGTCTCCGGGCTGAACCTCGCCCGCAAGGTGACCGACGGCGAGCAGCTCGCGGTCGGTGTCCCGGCGCCCGCCGCCGTTCCCGGCGCGGCGGCGGACGGCGGCAAGGTCGACCTCAACGCCTCGAGCGCGGATCAGCTGGACACGCTGCCGGGCATCGGCGAGGTGATGGCGAAGCGGATCGTCCAGTGGCGGACCGACCACGGCGGCTTCACCAAGATCGAGCAGCTGCGCGACGTCGACGGGCTCGGCGAAAGCAAGTTCGAAAAGCTGCGGGAGAAGGTGACGGTCGGATGA
- a CDS encoding ComEC/Rec2 family competence protein, whose product MSFPATDTRQDLRLVPAALACWLAALAGLLLGWWTAVVAGLASAVLAGLVLWRARDRPRVLGAAAAALLVLGLVAAGPVAWRIRDAQQDSLRAEAAQGLPAVLRVVVAERPKPVRGAGYADRQAGARSVVLAADVRTASVDGRPVPSSGRVLLLAPVAHWAALLPGQEVTVPGLLMPPRGPDLTVAVLSVRGPPGEAGPAPWWQRTAASLRAGLHDLCQALPDEPAGLLPGLVLGDTSGLSPRVEQEFVTAGLAHLTAVSGGNLAVACGAVLLLLRLLRLGPRLSAVAAGACLAGFLVLVGPEPSVLRAGVMAAVALLALALGRQGSALPALAFAVCLLVVVDPAMATDFGFALSVCATAGLVLLAPRWAGGLIRRGVPPGVAEGLAIPLAAFLVTAPVLAGMAGSVSLVSVLTNVLAAPVVAPATVLGVLATVTGPWWPGAGEFLVHLADPEARWLITVARHGARAPGAVIAWPGGWWGGLLAAAVLAALVLAARLRRVRVLMAVLAAGALLVLVPVRVLAPSWPPRNWAMVECDVGQGDAVVLATAEPGRAVVVDTGPEPGPVDECLHRLAVDRIPLVVLSHLHADHIGGLASVFDGREVGGIAVGPGRAPEWAWRQVAAEAARQAVPLVELNPGERLAWPGLALDVLGPRYVPARTAGQDGTAVNNSSVVLRGETAAGRVMLTGDVELAAQADLLADIGDLKAEVLKVPHHGSRYSLPSFLAAVAPRVALVSVGAGNTYGHPNKSTVDTLTALGALVTRTDVDGDTAVVTDTAGPAVARRGEPRGPPRR is encoded by the coding sequence ATGAGCTTCCCCGCGACCGACACCCGGCAGGACCTGCGGCTGGTCCCGGCGGCGCTGGCGTGCTGGCTGGCCGCGCTCGCCGGGCTGCTCCTCGGCTGGTGGACGGCCGTCGTCGCCGGGCTCGCCTCGGCGGTGCTCGCCGGGCTCGTGCTCTGGCGGGCCCGCGATCGGCCCCGGGTACTCGGTGCGGCGGCGGCGGCACTGCTGGTGCTGGGGCTCGTCGCGGCGGGCCCGGTCGCCTGGCGGATCCGTGACGCGCAGCAGGACAGCCTTCGCGCCGAAGCGGCCCAGGGACTGCCCGCGGTGCTGAGGGTCGTCGTCGCCGAACGTCCGAAGCCCGTGCGCGGCGCGGGGTACGCCGATCGCCAGGCCGGTGCCCGGTCGGTGGTGCTGGCGGCCGACGTGCGCACGGCGTCGGTCGACGGACGGCCGGTGCCGTCGTCCGGGCGCGTCCTGCTCCTGGCTCCGGTCGCGCACTGGGCGGCCCTGCTTCCGGGCCAGGAAGTGACGGTGCCGGGGCTGCTGATGCCACCGCGCGGGCCGGACCTGACCGTGGCCGTGCTTTCGGTGCGCGGCCCGCCGGGCGAGGCCGGTCCGGCGCCGTGGTGGCAGCGGACGGCGGCGAGCCTGCGTGCCGGTCTTCACGACCTGTGCCAGGCCTTGCCGGACGAGCCCGCCGGCCTGCTGCCGGGGCTGGTGCTGGGCGACACGAGCGGGTTGTCGCCGCGCGTCGAGCAGGAGTTCGTCACCGCGGGCCTCGCCCACCTCACCGCGGTCAGCGGCGGGAACCTCGCCGTGGCCTGTGGCGCGGTCCTGCTGCTGCTCCGGTTGCTGCGGCTGGGGCCACGGCTGTCGGCGGTGGCGGCCGGTGCCTGCCTGGCGGGGTTTCTCGTCCTGGTCGGGCCGGAGCCGAGCGTGCTGCGGGCGGGCGTCATGGCGGCGGTGGCGTTGCTGGCACTGGCGCTGGGCCGGCAGGGTTCGGCGCTGCCCGCGCTGGCGTTCGCGGTCTGCCTGCTCGTGGTGGTGGATCCGGCGATGGCCACGGACTTCGGGTTCGCGCTGTCGGTGTGCGCGACCGCCGGCCTGGTGCTGCTGGCGCCGCGCTGGGCGGGCGGGCTGATCCGCCGCGGGGTCCCGCCGGGTGTCGCGGAAGGGCTGGCGATCCCGCTGGCGGCGTTCCTCGTGACCGCACCCGTGCTCGCGGGCATGGCGGGGTCGGTGAGCCTGGTTTCGGTGCTGACCAACGTCCTCGCCGCGCCCGTGGTGGCCCCGGCGACCGTGCTCGGCGTGCTGGCGACGGTCACCGGCCCGTGGTGGCCGGGTGCCGGGGAGTTCCTGGTGCACCTCGCCGATCCCGAAGCCCGGTGGCTGATCACGGTGGCGCGGCACGGTGCGCGTGCTCCCGGTGCGGTCATCGCGTGGCCGGGCGGCTGGTGGGGTGGGCTCCTCGCCGCCGCCGTTCTGGCGGCGCTCGTGCTGGCGGCCCGGCTACGGCGAGTGCGGGTGCTCATGGCGGTCCTGGCCGCCGGTGCCCTGCTGGTGCTCGTGCCGGTGCGGGTCCTGGCGCCGTCGTGGCCACCGCGGAACTGGGCGATGGTCGAGTGCGACGTCGGCCAGGGTGACGCGGTGGTGCTGGCGACCGCCGAACCCGGGCGGGCCGTCGTCGTCGACACCGGGCCCGAACCCGGGCCGGTCGACGAATGCCTGCACCGGCTGGCTGTCGACCGGATCCCGCTGGTGGTGCTGAGCCACCTGCACGCCGACCACATCGGCGGGCTCGCCTCGGTCTTCGACGGCCGGGAGGTGGGCGGGATCGCCGTCGGGCCGGGGCGGGCGCCGGAGTGGGCGTGGCGGCAGGTCGCCGCGGAGGCGGCGCGGCAGGCGGTGCCGCTGGTGGAGCTGAACCCGGGGGAGCGGCTGGCGTGGCCCGGGCTGGCGCTCGACGTACTGGGTCCGCGCTATGTCCCGGCTCGCACGGCGGGCCAGGACGGGACGGCCGTCAACAACAGCTCCGTCGTGCTGCGCGGGGAAACGGCGGCGGGCCGGGTCATGCTGACCGGCGACGTCGAACTGGCCGCGCAGGCCGACCTGCTGGCCGACATCGGTGATCTGAAAGCGGAGGTGCTGAAAGTCCCCCACCACGGTTCGCGTTACTCGCTGCCGTCTTTCCTCGCGGCGGTGGCGCCGCGGGTGGCCTTGGTCAGCGTGGGTGCCGGCAACACCTACGGCCATCCGAACAAGTCCACAGTGGACACCCTGACGGCGCTCGGTGCGCTGGTCACCCGAACCGACGTGGACGGCGACACGGCGGTCGTGACGGACACGGCCGGGCCGGCGGTGGCGCGCCGGGGCGAGCCCCGCGGGCCGCCGCGCCGCTGA
- the thrC gene encoding threonine synthase yields MTATLGTTSTTKTPDLGPAVELVSKEEGHRQPLAPEFVSAEDFSPLEVAYDFGRVRREDIEAGPKNIWRYKKLLPVPSNVEEIPNTEPGATRLVRADRLAKELGLKRLWVKDDTGNPTHSFKDRVVAVALAAAREFGFEVLACPSTGNLANATAAAAARAGWRSVVLIPKSLERAKILTTAVYDGDLVAVDGNYDDVNRLATELAGEHPKWAFVNVNVRPYYSEGSKTLAFEVAEQLGWRIPPQIVVPIASGSQLTKVDKGFRELGQLGLVDASPYKVFGAQATGCSPVSAAFRAGHDVVQPVKPDTIARSLAIGNPADGPYVLDVVNRSGGAIEDVTDEEVVEGIRLLARTEGIFTETAGGVTVATAKKLIETGKLDPDAETVLLITGDGLKTLDAIENHVGPKAIVPPSAAAVNEALGY; encoded by the coding sequence ATGACCGCAACCCTCGGCACGACCTCCACCACCAAGACCCCGGACCTCGGTCCCGCCGTCGAACTGGTGTCGAAGGAAGAGGGTCACCGGCAGCCGCTCGCCCCCGAATTCGTCTCCGCCGAAGACTTCTCGCCGCTCGAGGTCGCCTACGACTTCGGCCGCGTCCGCCGCGAAGACATCGAGGCCGGCCCCAAGAACATCTGGCGCTACAAGAAACTCCTCCCGGTTCCGTCCAACGTCGAAGAGATCCCGAACACCGAGCCGGGCGCGACCCGCCTGGTCCGCGCGGACCGCCTCGCCAAGGAACTCGGCCTCAAGCGCTTGTGGGTCAAGGACGACACGGGCAACCCGACCCACTCGTTCAAGGACCGCGTCGTCGCCGTCGCGCTGGCCGCGGCCCGCGAGTTCGGGTTCGAGGTGCTCGCGTGTCCCTCGACCGGCAACCTGGCCAACGCGACGGCCGCCGCCGCGGCCCGCGCCGGCTGGCGGTCGGTCGTGCTGATCCCGAAGAGCCTCGAGCGCGCCAAGATCCTCACCACCGCCGTGTACGACGGCGACCTCGTCGCGGTCGACGGCAACTACGACGACGTCAACCGCCTCGCCACCGAACTGGCCGGCGAGCACCCGAAGTGGGCGTTCGTGAACGTGAACGTCCGGCCGTACTACTCGGAAGGCTCGAAGACGCTGGCCTTCGAGGTCGCCGAGCAGCTCGGCTGGCGCATCCCGCCGCAGATCGTCGTGCCGATCGCCTCCGGTTCGCAGTTGACCAAGGTGGACAAGGGTTTCCGCGAGCTGGGCCAGCTCGGTCTCGTGGACGCCAGCCCGTACAAGGTGTTCGGCGCGCAGGCCACCGGCTGCTCGCCGGTGTCGGCCGCGTTCCGGGCCGGCCACGACGTCGTCCAGCCGGTGAAGCCGGACACCATCGCCCGCTCACTGGCGATCGGCAACCCGGCCGACGGCCCCTACGTGCTCGACGTCGTCAACCGCAGCGGTGGCGCGATCGAGGACGTCACCGACGAAGAGGTCGTCGAGGGCATCCGCCTGCTGGCCCGCACCGAGGGCATCTTCACCGAGACGGCCGGCGGCGTCACCGTCGCCACGGCGAAGAAGCTGATCGAGACGGGCAAGCTCGACCCGGACGCCGAGACCGTCCTGCTGATCACCGGCGACGGCCTCAAGACCCTCGACGCGATCGAGAACCACGTGGGCCCGAAGGCGATCGTGCCCCCGTCGGCCGCCGCCGTGAACGAGGCGCTCGGCTACTGA
- the holA gene encoding DNA polymerase III subunit delta encodes MTAQATAPAPLHLVLGDEELLIERAVRDTLAAARAMDSTAELTRVRVSDLTAPELAELVSPSLFSEGRVIVLESAQDISQELADAVASYLKDPADGVVLVVVHTGGGRSKAGKSLPASLKKAGAEITECPKLTKPAEREQFVRHEVRRAGGKIDPAGVAALIDAVGSDLRELSSAASQLVADTGGAVDADAVRRYHRGRADVTGFAVAEKAVGGDRSAALESLRWAMQLGVPHVLVADALADAVRTIARVSGAGRGNPNQLAGELGMPPWKVRKAQGQSRGWNQDGLATAMRVVARLNAEVKGMAADPGYALERAVLEVAAAKGDR; translated from the coding sequence GTGACCGCGCAAGCCACCGCCCCGGCCCCGCTGCACCTGGTGCTGGGTGACGAAGAACTGCTGATCGAGCGGGCCGTCCGCGACACGCTGGCCGCCGCCCGCGCGATGGACTCGACGGCCGAGCTGACCCGGGTCCGGGTGTCCGATCTCACAGCGCCTGAGCTGGCCGAACTGGTGAGCCCGTCGCTGTTCAGCGAAGGACGCGTGATCGTCCTCGAATCGGCGCAGGACATCTCGCAGGAGCTGGCCGACGCCGTGGCGTCCTACCTGAAGGACCCGGCGGACGGGGTCGTGCTCGTCGTCGTCCACACCGGCGGCGGCCGCAGCAAGGCGGGCAAGTCGCTCCCGGCGTCGCTGAAGAAGGCCGGGGCCGAGATCACGGAGTGCCCGAAGCTGACGAAGCCGGCCGAGCGCGAGCAGTTCGTGCGGCACGAGGTGCGGCGGGCGGGCGGCAAGATCGACCCGGCCGGGGTCGCCGCGCTGATCGACGCCGTGGGCTCCGACCTGCGCGAACTCTCCTCCGCGGCCAGTCAGCTGGTGGCCGACACGGGCGGGGCGGTCGATGCCGACGCGGTCCGGCGGTACCACCGCGGCCGCGCCGACGTGACCGGGTTCGCGGTCGCCGAAAAGGCGGTCGGCGGCGACCGCTCGGCGGCGCTGGAGTCGCTGCGCTGGGCGATGCAGCTGGGCGTCCCGCACGTCCTGGTGGCCGACGCGCTGGCCGACGCGGTCCGCACGATCGCGCGCGTCTCGGGTGCCGGGCGCGGCAACCCGAACCAGCTGGCGGGCGAGCTGGGCATGCCGCCGTGGAAGGTCCGCAAGGCGCAGGGCCAGTCCCGTGGGTGGAACCAGGACGGCCTGGCCACCGCGATGCGGGTGGTCGCGCGGCTGAACGCCGAGGTCAAAGGCATGGCGGCGGACCCGGGCTACGCGCTGGAACGCGCTGTCCTCGAAGTCGCGGCGGCCAAGGGCGACCGCTGA
- the rpsT gene encoding 30S ribosomal protein S20, whose product MANIKSQIKRITTNEKARQRNQAIRSSVKTAIRKVREAADAGDKAKAAELQRDAAQKLDKAVSKGVIHANQAANKKSALAKRVNAL is encoded by the coding sequence ATGGCCAACATCAAGTCGCAGATCAAGCGCATCACCACGAACGAGAAGGCGCGTCAGCGCAACCAGGCGATCCGGTCCTCGGTGAAGACCGCGATCCGCAAGGTCCGCGAAGCCGCCGACGCCGGCGACAAGGCCAAGGCTGCCGAGCTGCAGCGCGACGCCGCCCAGAAGCTGGACAAGGCCGTCTCGAAGGGCGTCATCCACGCCAACCAGGCCGCCAACAAGAAGTCCGCCCTGGCGAAGCGCGTCAACGCGCTCTGA
- a CDS encoding DMT family transporter: MNATALSLVLVAAVVHAAWNLAAKRISSGGTQFVWLYYTVSAVALLPITAVQLVFEADRPQWSWLLAAVVTSVLHIAYGVVLQRGYRVGDLSVVYPVARGTGPLLSVLAAVLVLGERPGWLGLLGAFLVIAGVLVISTGRKDGETHGRRAGIFYGLLTGAVIAGYTLWDAHSVTGLGVPPVVYFGLGSILQSVMLVPGALAGRAEVARIWREQRREVFVVGLLSPVAYVLVLFALTMAPVSLVAPARELSIVLGGLAAWLVLGESDAVRRLAGSVIVLAGIAAIAAA, translated from the coding sequence GTGAACGCCACCGCCTTGTCCCTCGTCCTCGTCGCCGCCGTCGTGCACGCCGCGTGGAACCTCGCCGCCAAGCGGATCTCCTCCGGTGGCACCCAGTTCGTCTGGCTCTACTACACCGTCAGCGCGGTCGCGCTGCTGCCGATCACCGCCGTGCAGCTCGTCTTCGAAGCCGACCGTCCACAGTGGAGCTGGCTGCTCGCCGCGGTCGTCACGTCGGTGCTGCACATCGCCTACGGCGTCGTGCTGCAGCGCGGGTACCGCGTCGGCGACCTCTCCGTCGTCTACCCCGTCGCGCGGGGCACCGGGCCGCTGCTGTCGGTGCTCGCGGCCGTCCTGGTGCTCGGCGAACGACCCGGGTGGCTCGGCCTGCTCGGCGCGTTCCTGGTGATCGCCGGGGTGCTGGTGATCAGCACCGGCCGCAAGGACGGCGAGACGCACGGCCGCCGGGCGGGGATCTTCTACGGCCTGCTGACCGGCGCCGTCATCGCCGGGTACACGCTCTGGGACGCGCACTCGGTGACCGGGCTCGGCGTGCCGCCGGTCGTCTACTTCGGGCTCGGCTCGATCCTGCAGAGCGTCATGCTCGTGCCCGGCGCGCTGGCCGGCCGGGCCGAGGTGGCGCGGATCTGGCGGGAGCAGCGCCGCGAGGTGTTCGTGGTCGGGCTGCTGTCGCCGGTCGCCTACGTCCTCGTCCTGTTCGCCCTCACGATGGCGCCGGTCAGCCTGGTCGCGCCGGCCCGGGAGCTGAGCATCGTGCTCGGCGGCCTCGCCGCGTGGCTGGTGCTGGGCGAGAGCGACGCGGTGCGGCGGCTGGCCGGCTCGGTGATCGTGCTGGCCGGCATCGCCGCGATTGCGGCCGCCTGA
- a CDS encoding VOC family protein, translated as MEVLKSRLIVRPRDAAATTAFYRDTLGLAVEREFPGGTVFFLGHGSLEVSGAGEAGSSPDLVLWLQVRDLAGTLAGLKAKGLEPVRDAQREPWGLDEAWLADPDGTRIVLVEVPEGHPIRTDTR; from the coding sequence ATGGAAGTCCTGAAGAGCAGGCTGATCGTCCGCCCGCGCGACGCCGCCGCGACCACCGCGTTCTACCGCGACACCCTCGGCCTGGCCGTGGAGCGCGAGTTCCCCGGCGGCACCGTGTTCTTCCTCGGGCACGGCTCCCTGGAGGTCTCCGGCGCGGGCGAGGCGGGCTCGTCGCCCGACCTGGTGCTCTGGCTGCAGGTCCGCGACCTCGCCGGCACCCTGGCCGGCCTCAAGGCGAAGGGCCTCGAGCCGGTGCGGGACGCCCAGCGCGAGCCCTGGGGCCTCGACGAGGCCTGGCTCGCCGACCCGGACGGCACGCGGATCGTCCTGGTCGAGGTGCCCGAAGGCCACCCGATCCGGACGGACACCCGCTAG
- a CDS encoding class I SAM-dependent methyltransferase yields the protein MSIPHQPAPPPQPETSGFSRVLDRAFGHPSGPLGRLGGWVMARGNAATEHRVVDLAKIEPDETALVVGPGPGVGLAAAARLAGRTIGVDPSPEMLALCHDRCGDRAELREGSAARTGEPDGSVDVVLTVNNVMLWDDRAAGFAELFRVLRPGGRLLLSAHEKWLPVSRHVLADEAAAAGFTDLQTWTWEPPGFAALAAQLRAVKPA from the coding sequence ATGAGCATTCCGCACCAGCCGGCACCCCCTCCCCAGCCGGAGACCAGCGGCTTTTCCCGCGTTCTCGACCGTGCGTTCGGTCACCCCTCCGGCCCGCTCGGCCGCCTCGGCGGCTGGGTGATGGCGCGGGGCAACGCCGCAACCGAACACCGCGTCGTCGACCTGGCGAAGATCGAGCCGGACGAGACCGCACTCGTCGTCGGGCCCGGCCCCGGCGTCGGCCTGGCCGCCGCCGCCCGCCTGGCCGGGCGCACCATCGGCGTCGACCCCTCCCCCGAGATGCTCGCGCTGTGCCACGACCGCTGCGGCGACCGCGCCGAGCTGCGCGAAGGGTCGGCCGCGCGCACCGGCGAGCCCGACGGGTCGGTGGACGTCGTCCTGACCGTCAACAACGTGATGCTCTGGGACGACCGCGCGGCGGGCTTCGCCGAGCTGTTCCGGGTGCTGCGCCCCGGCGGCCGGCTGCTGCTGTCCGCGCACGAGAAGTGGCTGCCCGTGAGCAGGCACGTGCTGGCCGACGAGGCCGCGGCCGCGGGCTTCACCGACCTGCAGACGTGGACCTGGGAGCCGCCCGGCTTCGCCGCGCTGGCCGCCCAGCTGCGGGCCGTCAAGCCCGCCTAG
- the lepA gene encoding translation elongation factor 4, with protein sequence MTTFADTTFTPPELIRNFCIIAHIDHGKSTLADRMLQLTGVVEERAMRAQYLDRMDIERERGITIKAQNVRLPWQVDGQDHVLHMIDTPGHVDFTYEVSRALEACEGAILLVDAAQGIEAQTLANLYLALENNLQIIPVLNKIDLPSADPDKYAGELAHIIGCEPDDVLRVSAKTGMGVGALLDEVVKQVPAPQGDADAPARAMIFDSVYDTYRGVVTYIRVVDGKITPREKIKMMSTGATHELLEVGIISPEPKASKGLGVGEVGYLITGVKDVRQSKVGDTVTSERNGAKEALAGYREPKPMVYSGLYPVDGSDYPELREALDKLQLNDAALDYEPETSVALGFGFRCGFLGLLHLEITRDRLEREFGLDLISTAPNVVYDVVLDDGKEIHVTNPSDWPTGSKIDKVLEPVSKVSILAPSEFIGTIMELCQNKRGQLLGMDYLSEDRVELRYNMPLGEIIFDFFDTLKSRTRGYASLDYEEAGTQAADLVKVDILLQGEGVDAFSAIVHKDDAYNYGNRMVNRLRELIPRQNFEVPIQAAIGARIIARETIRAIRKDVLAKCYGGDISRKRKLLEKQKEGKKRMKTVGRVEVPQEAFVAALSTEDSGKNKK encoded by the coding sequence GTGACGACGTTCGCCGACACCACCTTCACGCCTCCGGAGCTCATCCGGAACTTCTGCATCATCGCGCACATCGACCACGGCAAGTCGACCCTGGCCGACCGCATGCTGCAGCTCACCGGCGTCGTCGAAGAACGGGCCATGCGCGCCCAGTACCTCGACCGGATGGACATCGAGCGCGAGCGCGGGATCACCATCAAGGCGCAGAACGTCCGGCTGCCCTGGCAGGTCGACGGGCAGGACCACGTCCTGCACATGATCGACACGCCCGGCCACGTCGACTTCACCTACGAGGTGTCGCGGGCGCTCGAAGCGTGCGAAGGCGCGATCCTGCTGGTCGACGCCGCGCAGGGGATCGAGGCCCAGACGTTGGCCAACCTCTACCTCGCGCTGGAGAACAACCTCCAGATCATCCCGGTGCTCAACAAGATCGACCTGCCCTCGGCCGACCCCGACAAGTACGCGGGTGAGCTGGCCCACATCATCGGCTGCGAGCCCGACGACGTCCTGCGGGTCTCGGCCAAGACCGGCATGGGCGTCGGCGCGCTGCTCGACGAGGTCGTGAAGCAGGTCCCGGCGCCGCAGGGCGACGCCGACGCGCCGGCCCGCGCGATGATCTTCGACTCGGTGTACGACACCTACCGCGGTGTCGTCACCTACATCCGCGTGGTCGACGGCAAGATCACCCCGCGCGAGAAGATCAAGATGATGTCGACCGGAGCCACGCACGAGCTGCTCGAGGTCGGGATCATCTCGCCGGAACCCAAGGCCAGCAAGGGACTCGGGGTCGGCGAGGTCGGCTACCTGATCACCGGCGTGAAGGACGTCCGGCAGTCCAAGGTCGGCGACACCGTGACGTCCGAGCGCAACGGCGCGAAGGAGGCGCTGGCGGGCTACCGCGAACCGAAGCCGATGGTCTACTCGGGCCTGTACCCCGTGGACGGCTCCGACTACCCCGAGCTGCGCGAGGCGCTGGACAAGCTCCAGCTCAACGACGCCGCGCTCGACTACGAGCCGGAGACGTCGGTGGCGCTCGGCTTCGGCTTCCGCTGCGGCTTCCTCGGCCTGCTGCACCTGGAGATCACGCGCGACCGGCTCGAGCGCGAGTTCGGCCTCGACCTGATCTCGACGGCGCCGAACGTCGTCTACGACGTGGTGCTGGACGACGGCAAGGAAATCCACGTCACCAACCCGTCGGACTGGCCGACCGGCAGCAAGATCGACAAGGTGCTGGAGCCGGTCAGCAAGGTCAGCATCCTGGCGCCGTCGGAGTTCATCGGCACGATCATGGAGCTGTGCCAGAACAAGCGCGGCCAGCTGCTCGGCATGGACTACCTGTCGGAGGACCGGGTCGAGCTGCGGTACAACATGCCGCTGGGCGAAATCATCTTCGATTTCTTCGACACGCTGAAGTCGCGTACGCGCGGTTACGCGTCGCTGGACTACGAAGAGGCGGGCACGCAGGCGGCGGACCTGGTCAAGGTGGACATCCTGCTGCAGGGCGAGGGCGTCGACGCGTTCTCGGCCATCGTGCACAAGGACGACGCCTACAACTACGGCAACCGCATGGTGAACCGGCTGCGCGAGCTGATCCCGCGGCAGAACTTCGAGGTGCCCATCCAGGCGGCCATCGGCGCCCGGATCATCGCCCGCGAAACGATCCGCGCGATCCGCAAGGACGTGCTGGCGAAGTGCTACGGCGGTGACATCTCGCGGAAGCGGAAGCTGCTGGAAAAGCAGAAGGAAGGCAAGAAGCGGATGAAGACCGTCGGCCGGGTCGAGGTCCCGCAGGAAGCCTTCGTCGCCGCACTGTCCACTGAGGACTCGGGCAAGAACAAGAAGTGA